From Spodoptera frugiperda isolate SF20-4 chromosome 27, AGI-APGP_CSIRO_Sfru_2.0, whole genome shotgun sequence, a single genomic window includes:
- the LOC118263369 gene encoding clathrin light chain isoform X1 — translation MDDFGDNFVQPEVDPAAEFLAREQNQLAGLEDELETSAPPPIVSSSNGLDDFVEVPSASAFDSNGLLDEEPIQTSVFKQEREEPEKIRAWREEQKKRLEEKDAEEEKKKEEMLKIAKKELEDWYKTHEETIAKTKAANRESAKNAEKALARGSEGTVEDGNEWERVAELCDFGPRRGRDVARLRSIVLQLKQSGVRPKHPPRTTKVA, via the exons ATGGATGATTTCGGAGACAATTTCGTTCAACCTGAAGTCGACCCAGCAGCCGAGTTCCTCGCTCGTGAACAGAACCAGCTAGCAGGACTCGAAGATGAGTTGGAAACCAGCGCTCCGCCCCCTATTGTATCTTCCTCAAACGGCTTGGATGACTTTGTGG AAGTGCCAAGCGCCTCAGCCTTTGATTCAAATGGCCTTTTAGATGAAGAGCCTATCCAGACATCAGTATTCAAACAGGAAAGAGAGGAACCTGAGAAGATCCGAGCCTGGCGTGAGGAACAGAAAAAGAGATTGGAAGAGAAAG atgctgaagaagagaagaaaaaaGAGGAAATGCTGAAAATAGCCAAAAAGGAGTTGGAGGACTGGTACAAGACACATGAGGAGACTATCGCTAAAACAAAGGCAGCTAATAg GGAGTCGGCTAA GAATGCCGAGAAAGCTTTAGCACGCGGCTCTGAAGGTACCGTGGAAGATGGTAACGAATGGGAGCGCGTAGCTGAGCTATGCGACTTTGGACCAAGACGCGGTCGCGATGTGGCGCGTCTCAGGTCCATTGTTCTGCAGCTGAAACAGTCTGGAGTACGACCTAAGCACCCACCACGCACTACTAAAGT AGCTTGA
- the LOC118263369 gene encoding clathrin light chain isoform X2, with translation MDDFGDNFVQPEVDPAAEFLAREQNQLAGLEDELETSAPPPIVSSSNGLDDFVEVPSASAFDSNGLLDEEPIQTSVFKQEREEPEKIRAWREEQKKRLEEKDAEEEKKKEEMLKIAKKELEDWYKTHEETIAKTKAANRNAEKALARGSEGTVEDGNEWERVAELCDFGPRRGRDVARLRSIVLQLKQSGVRPKHPPRTTKVA, from the exons ATGGATGATTTCGGAGACAATTTCGTTCAACCTGAAGTCGACCCAGCAGCCGAGTTCCTCGCTCGTGAACAGAACCAGCTAGCAGGACTCGAAGATGAGTTGGAAACCAGCGCTCCGCCCCCTATTGTATCTTCCTCAAACGGCTTGGATGACTTTGTGG AAGTGCCAAGCGCCTCAGCCTTTGATTCAAATGGCCTTTTAGATGAAGAGCCTATCCAGACATCAGTATTCAAACAGGAAAGAGAGGAACCTGAGAAGATCCGAGCCTGGCGTGAGGAACAGAAAAAGAGATTGGAAGAGAAAG atgctgaagaagagaagaaaaaaGAGGAAATGCTGAAAATAGCCAAAAAGGAGTTGGAGGACTGGTACAAGACACATGAGGAGACTATCGCTAAAACAAAGGCAGCTAATAg GAATGCCGAGAAAGCTTTAGCACGCGGCTCTGAAGGTACCGTGGAAGATGGTAACGAATGGGAGCGCGTAGCTGAGCTATGCGACTTTGGACCAAGACGCGGTCGCGATGTGGCGCGTCTCAGGTCCATTGTTCTGCAGCTGAAACAGTCTGGAGTACGACCTAAGCACCCACCACGCACTACTAAAGT AGCTTGA